In the Vitis vinifera cultivar Pinot Noir 40024 chromosome 2, ASM3070453v1 genome, one interval contains:
- the LOC100852627 gene encoding formyltetrahydrofolate deformylase 2, mitochondrial isoform X2: MSLRRRLSTCLPQLHGFTNRSFKSLKFPQQSLHCFNSSSESSLAHGIHVFHCPDGVGIVAKLSDCIASRGGNILGADIFVPENKKVFYSRSEFIFDPAKWPRAQMDEDFLKLSNMFNAMKSVVRVPILDPKYKISVLASKQDHCLVDLLHGWQDGRLPVDITCVISNHDRGPNTHVFRFLERHGIPYHYLHTTKENKREGEILDLVQDTDFLVLARYMQILSGNFLKSYGKDIINIHHGLLPSFKGGNPSKQAFDAGVKLIGATSHFVTEELDAGPIIGQMSHFAG, from the exons ATGAGCCTCCGACGAAGACTCTCCACGTGCTTGCCCCAACTTCATGGATTCACAAACAGGTCCTTCAAATCTCTGAAATTTCCCCAACAGTCCCTTCATTGCTTCAACTCTTCCAGTGAATCCAGTCTCGCCCATGGAATCCACGTCTTTCATTGCCCA GATGGAGTCGGAATCGTCGCCAAACTCTCCGATTGCATCGCTTCCAGAGGCGGAAACATACTGGGGGCTGATATTTTCGTGCctgaaaacaaaaaagttttttattcaaGAAG TGAGTTTATTTTTGACCCTGCGAAGTGGCCACGAGCGCAAATGGATGAGGACTTCCTAAAACTATCAAATATGTTCAATGCAATGAAATCTGTTGTTCGGGTGCCTATTCTTGACCCCAAATATAAGATTTCTGTTCTTGCATCAAAACAG GACCATTGTTTGGTCGATCTTTTACATGGATGGCAGGATGGAAGGCTTCCAGTAGATATAACTTGTGTAATAAG tAATCATGATAGAGGTCCAAACACCCATGTGTTCCGCTTTCTTGAAAGGCATGGAATCCCGTATCATTATTTGCATACAACTAAAGAGAATAAAAGGGAAGGGGAGATTTTGGATTTGGTTCAGGACACAGATTTCCTAGTACTTGCTAGATACATGCAG ATATTATCTGGAAATTTTTTGAAGAGTTATGGGAAGGATATTATTAACATTCATCATGGTCTTTTGCCATCATTCAAGGGTGGGAATCCTTCTAAGCAG GCCTTTGATGCTGGAGTCAAATTGATTGGTGCAACAAGCCACTTTGTAACTGAAGAACTTGACGCTGGGCCAATTATTGGACAAATG
- the LOC100852627 gene encoding formyltetrahydrofolate deformylase 2, mitochondrial isoform X3 — protein MSLRRRLSTCLPQLHGFTNRSFKSLKFPQQSLHCFNSSSESSLAHGIHVFHCPDGVGIVAKLSDCIASRGGNILGADIFVPENKKVFYSRSEFIFDPAKWPRAQMDEDFLKLSNMFNAMKSVVRVPILDPKYKISVLASKQDHCLVDLLHGWQDGRLPVDITCVISNHDRGPNTHVFRFLERHGIPYHYLHTTKENKREGEILDLVQDTDFLVLARYMQILSGNFLKSYGKDIINIHHGLLPSFKGGNPSKQAFDAGVKLIGATSHFVTEELDAGPIIGQML, from the exons ATGAGCCTCCGACGAAGACTCTCCACGTGCTTGCCCCAACTTCATGGATTCACAAACAGGTCCTTCAAATCTCTGAAATTTCCCCAACAGTCCCTTCATTGCTTCAACTCTTCCAGTGAATCCAGTCTCGCCCATGGAATCCACGTCTTTCATTGCCCA GATGGAGTCGGAATCGTCGCCAAACTCTCCGATTGCATCGCTTCCAGAGGCGGAAACATACTGGGGGCTGATATTTTCGTGCctgaaaacaaaaaagttttttattcaaGAAG TGAGTTTATTTTTGACCCTGCGAAGTGGCCACGAGCGCAAATGGATGAGGACTTCCTAAAACTATCAAATATGTTCAATGCAATGAAATCTGTTGTTCGGGTGCCTATTCTTGACCCCAAATATAAGATTTCTGTTCTTGCATCAAAACAG GACCATTGTTTGGTCGATCTTTTACATGGATGGCAGGATGGAAGGCTTCCAGTAGATATAACTTGTGTAATAAG tAATCATGATAGAGGTCCAAACACCCATGTGTTCCGCTTTCTTGAAAGGCATGGAATCCCGTATCATTATTTGCATACAACTAAAGAGAATAAAAGGGAAGGGGAGATTTTGGATTTGGTTCAGGACACAGATTTCCTAGTACTTGCTAGATACATGCAG ATATTATCTGGAAATTTTTTGAAGAGTTATGGGAAGGATATTATTAACATTCATCATGGTCTTTTGCCATCATTCAAGGGTGGGAATCCTTCTAAGCAG GCCTTTGATGCTGGAGTCAAATTGATTGGTGCAACAAGCCACTTTGTAACTGAAGAACTTGACGCTGGGCCAATTATTGGACAAATG